A DNA window from Paraclostridium bifermentans contains the following coding sequences:
- the cbiG gene encoding cobalt-precorrin 5A hydrolase yields MTRILNMNIESKIAFICVTKNAMNLAVNIRNIMEDGDVYITEKLLYNLDKNTQSLNVIEGKLSDFMPKLFRNYEVLIFIMATGIVVRSIANEIKSKFDDPAILVIDDKGKNVISLLSGHMGGANEMTNYISSLIGANPVITTATDINGKTSLDMIAKKLNAHIDNFRENVKQVNSLLVNDGSVGLFIDGDYNVDTRGLITIKNINGFHRHDKLDKIIYITNKSATEIEDERIIKVVPRDIVIGMGCRRDTAYDDIKTALEDLLNKFNLDKKSIAKIGSVEVKKDEKGIIELAKQLNIPFEIITIEEIKEIEHKFQKSDFVKKSIGVYCVAEPVAYILSNKNLIVEKHKYKGITFSIGRLSV; encoded by the coding sequence ATGACAAGGATTTTAAACATGAATATAGAAAGTAAAATTGCTTTTATATGTGTTACAAAAAATGCTATGAATTTAGCTGTTAATATAAGAAATATTATGGAAGATGGAGATGTCTATATAACAGAAAAGCTTTTATATAATTTAGATAAAAATACACAATCATTAAATGTTATAGAAGGTAAGCTATCCGATTTTATGCCAAAGCTTTTTAGAAATTATGAAGTTTTAATATTTATAATGGCTACAGGTATAGTAGTGAGGTCTATAGCAAATGAAATAAAAAGTAAATTTGATGACCCAGCAATACTAGTAATAGATGATAAAGGTAAAAATGTAATAAGTTTACTTAGTGGCCATATGGGTGGAGCAAATGAAATGACAAACTATATAAGCAGCCTTATAGGAGCAAATCCAGTTATAACTACAGCAACCGATATAAATGGAAAAACTTCATTAGATATGATAGCTAAAAAATTAAATGCACATATAGATAATTTTAGAGAAAATGTAAAACAAGTTAATTCATTATTAGTAAATGATGGAAGCGTTGGACTCTTTATAGATGGAGATTATAACGTTGATACTAGAGGATTAATAACCATTAAAAATATTAATGGATTCCATAGGCATGATAAATTAGATAAAATTATTTATATAACTAATAAAAGTGCAACGGAAATTGAAGATGAACGAATTATAAAGGTTGTTCCTAGAGATATTGTAATAGGAATGGGATGTAGAAGAGATACAGCTTATGATGATATAAAGACTGCATTAGAAGATTTATTAAATAAATTTAATTTAGATAAAAAATCTATAGCAAAAATCGGAAGCGTAGAAGTTAAGAAAGATGAAAAAGGAATTATTGAGTTAGCTAAGCAATTAAATATACCTTTTGAAATTATTACTATAGAAGAAATTAAAGAGATTGAACATAAATTTCAGAAATCAGATTTTGTAAAAAAGAGCATAGGTGTTTACTGTGTAGCGGAACCAGTAGCCTATATATTAAGCAATAAAAACCTTATAGTTGAAAAACATAAATATAAGGGAATAACTTTTTCGATAGGGAGATTGAGCGTATGA
- the cobA gene encoding uroporphyrinogen-III C-methyltransferase — protein sequence MKGKVYLVGAGPGDYKLMTLKGMECIKKADVIVYDRLANEKYLKEANENCEFIYVGKASSNHALPQDKINEVITNKAKEGKTVTRLKGGDPYVFGRGGEEAEFLLDNGIEFEVVPGITSAIGGLCYAGIPITHRDYASSFHVITGHLKDDENDELNWNALANNEGTLVFLMGISNLKKISNKLIKEGKSKDTPVALISWATRYNQRVVTGSLENIYDVAMKEGVKPPTLIVVGDVVSLREKLNFFEKKPLFGKNILVTRARTQSSSLVAKIMDLGGNPIEIPTIRIEKVDDNKELENEINNISNYNYLILTSQNGVNIFFDKLAEMNLDLRKLANIKICAIGPATAKELKNRGIIADIVPEKFVAEAMYEELKNKLNSNDSILIPRGANSRDFLIDKLSEICTVKEVHTYKTEIEDKYKEEIIALLNENNVDYITFTSSSTVSNFIDIIGVDNIDKLKNTKVISIGPITSNTAKELGLKVYKEPTNYTINDLINCIIEDK from the coding sequence ATGAAAGGTAAAGTATACTTAGTTGGAGCAGGACCTGGAGATTATAAACTTATGACATTAAAAGGAATGGAATGTATAAAAAAAGCTGATGTAATAGTTTATGATAGGTTGGCAAATGAAAAATATTTAAAAGAAGCAAATGAAAATTGCGAATTTATATATGTAGGAAAAGCATCTAGCAATCATGCTTTACCGCAAGATAAAATTAATGAAGTTATAACAAATAAAGCTAAAGAAGGTAAAACTGTAACTAGACTAAAAGGTGGAGATCCATATGTGTTTGGTAGAGGTGGAGAAGAAGCTGAATTCCTTTTAGATAATGGAATTGAATTTGAAGTAGTTCCAGGGATAACATCTGCAATAGGAGGTCTTTGTTACGCAGGTATACCTATAACTCACAGAGATTATGCATCTTCTTTTCATGTTATAACAGGTCATTTAAAAGATGATGAAAATGATGAACTTAATTGGAATGCATTAGCTAATAATGAAGGAACATTAGTATTTTTAATGGGAATTTCCAATTTAAAAAAGATAAGCAACAAATTAATCAAAGAAGGGAAGTCAAAGGATACTCCTGTAGCGCTTATAAGTTGGGCTACTAGATATAATCAAAGAGTAGTTACTGGAAGCCTAGAAAATATATATGATGTAGCTATGAAAGAAGGAGTTAAACCTCCAACTCTTATTGTTGTAGGTGATGTTGTAAGTTTAAGAGAAAAACTAAACTTCTTTGAGAAAAAACCTCTATTTGGAAAAAATATTTTAGTAACGAGAGCTAGAACTCAAAGTAGTAGTTTAGTTGCTAAGATAATGGATTTAGGAGGTAATCCAATTGAAATACCGACAATAAGAATAGAAAAAGTAGATGACAACAAAGAATTAGAAAATGAAATAAACAATATTTCTAATTATAATTACTTAATTTTAACAAGTCAAAATGGAGTTAATATATTTTTTGATAAGCTGGCTGAAATGAATTTAGATTTAAGAAAGTTAGCTAATATAAAAATATGTGCTATTGGCCCGGCTACAGCTAAAGAATTAAAAAATAGAGGGATAATAGCAGATATAGTGCCTGAAAAATTTGTAGCAGAAGCTATGTATGAGGAATTAAAAAATAAACTAAACAGTAATGATAGTATTTTAATACCAAGAGGTGCGAATTCAAGAGACTTTTTAATAGATAAATTAAGTGAAATATGTACAGTAAAAGAAGTACATACTTATAAAACTGAAATAGAAGATAAGTATAAAGAAGAAATAATAGCTTTGTTAAATGAAAATAATGTAGATTATATTACATTTACAAGTTCGTCTACAGTTTCTAATTTTATTGATATAATAGGAGTGGATAATATAGATAAACTAAAAAATACTAAAGTAATATCTATAGGACCTATAACTAGTAATACAGCTAAAGAGTTAGGACTTAAGGTTTATAAAGAGCCGACTAACTATACTATAAATGATTTAATAAATTGTATTATAGAAGACAAATAA
- the hemC gene encoding hydroxymethylbilane synthase produces the protein MKVIVGSRGSNLALTQTNWVINELKKFHPNIEFEVKIIKTKGDLIQNVSLDKIGDKGLFVKEIEQQLLDKSIDIAVHSMKDMPSSLPEGLKFAGVPKREDIRDVLILKEGYKSLDDLPKGAKIGSGSKRRKYQLLNHRPDLEIVPIRGNIETRMRKIEVENLCGVILAAAGLIRAGLEEKITCYLDEDIVIPAPAQGALGIEIRKGDSSIEDILSCIADKTSEIQVEAERGFLDGINGSCHIPVGAHCKVDGEDIVLTGLYGDEEGNKIITKTINGKVSQAREVGIELAKLISKEFKSYER, from the coding sequence ATGAAAGTTATAGTAGGAAGCAGAGGTAGCAACTTAGCTCTTACTCAAACTAATTGGGTTATAAATGAATTGAAAAAATTTCATCCGAATATAGAGTTTGAAGTTAAGATAATAAAAACTAAGGGAGACTTAATTCAAAATGTATCTCTAGATAAAATAGGCGATAAGGGCTTATTTGTTAAAGAAATAGAACAACAGTTATTAGATAAGTCAATCGATATAGCTGTTCACAGTATGAAAGATATGCCTTCAAGCTTACCTGAAGGATTAAAATTTGCAGGAGTACCTAAGAGAGAAGATATAAGGGATGTCCTAATTTTAAAAGAAGGATACAAATCTTTAGATGATTTGCCTAAAGGAGCTAAAATAGGTAGCGGAAGCAAGAGAAGAAAATATCAGCTTTTAAATCATAGACCAGACTTAGAAATAGTTCCTATAAGAGGAAATATAGAGACAAGAATGAGAAAGATTGAAGTTGAAAATCTTTGTGGTGTAATACTTGCAGCAGCAGGGCTTATAAGAGCAGGTCTAGAAGAAAAAATTACTTGCTACTTAGATGAAGATATAGTTATACCAGCGCCAGCTCAAGGAGCATTAGGAATTGAAATAAGAAAAGGAGACTCATCGATAGAAGATATATTAAGTTGTATAGCAGACAAGACTTCTGAGATACAAGTTGAAGCAGAAAGAGGATTCTTAGATGGAATAAATGGAAGCTGTCATATTCCAGTTGGAGCACACTGTAAAGTAGATGGTGAGGACATAGTCTTAACTGGATTATATGGAGATGAAGAAGGAAATAAAATTATAACGAAAACTATAAATGGTAAAGTGTCTCAAGCTAGAGAAGTAGGAATTGAGCTAGCAAAATTAATTTCGAAGGAGTTTAAGTCTTATGAAAGGTAA
- the cobJ gene encoding precorrin-3B C(17)-methyltransferase — protein MIYVIGIGPGSKDMMTVEAIEAMKSSDVVVGYKTYINLVTEFIKDKEVVQNGMRQEIDRCKQAVEIAKQGKNVAVISSGDAGIYGMAGLILELTTQEEDIKVKVVPGVTASIGAAAILGAPIMHDFCHISLSDLLTPWEVIEKRLRLAAEADFVICLYNPRSKGRSEHLNKAFKIMSEFKDGKTPVGIVKDVGREKEEKFVCTFETMDFERVDMTTMVIIGNKSTFIHEDLMITPRGYNI, from the coding sequence ATGATTTATGTAATAGGTATAGGACCTGGAAGTAAAGATATGATGACTGTTGAAGCTATAGAAGCTATGAAAAGCAGTGATGTTGTAGTTGGATACAAAACGTATATAAATTTAGTTACTGAATTTATTAAAGATAAAGAAGTAGTACAAAATGGAATGAGACAAGAAATAGATAGATGTAAACAAGCAGTAGAAATTGCTAAACAAGGAAAAAATGTTGCTGTAATAAGTAGTGGAGATGCAGGAATATATGGTATGGCAGGGTTAATATTAGAATTAACAACACAAGAAGAAGATATAAAAGTAAAGGTTGTTCCAGGAGTGACTGCTAGTATAGGTGCAGCAGCAATATTAGGAGCACCGATAATGCATGATTTTTGCCATATAAGTTTAAGTGACTTATTAACTCCTTGGGAAGTTATAGAAAAAAGGTTAAGATTAGCTGCAGAAGCTGATTTTGTAATTTGTCTATATAATCCAAGAAGTAAAGGAAGAAGTGAACATTTAAATAAAGCATTTAAAATAATGAGTGAATTTAAAGATGGAAAAACTCCAGTTGGAATTGTAAAAGATGTAGGAAGAGAAAAAGAAGAAAAATTTGTATGTACATTCGAAACTATGGATTTTGAAAGAGTTGATATGACTACTATGGTTATTATAGGAAACAAATCTACTTTTATACATGAAGACTTAATGATAACGCCTAGAGGTTATAATATATGA
- a CDS encoding decarboxylating cobalt-precorrin-6B (C(15))-methyltransferase gives MKNSEFITGNVPITKEEVRAISINKLDLKNKHTFLDIGAGTGSVSVEVAYNYPNIDVISIECKDKAIELINQNIEKFNLNNVEVIKGYAPIDIGKKVDSIFIGGSGPNLNEILNWAKENLNEKGTLVANFIIIDTFYKTLNMLKELGFEDIEATMLNVAKLEPLGKGEYFKPLNPIYIISCKKGE, from the coding sequence ATGAAAAATAGTGAATTTATAACAGGAAATGTCCCAATAACAAAGGAAGAAGTAAGAGCAATTTCTATAAACAAGCTTGATTTAAAAAATAAGCATACATTTTTAGATATTGGGGCAGGAACAGGGAGTGTAAGTGTAGAGGTAGCTTATAACTACCCAAATATTGATGTAATATCCATAGAATGCAAAGATAAAGCTATTGAATTAATAAATCAAAATATAGAGAAATTTAATCTAAATAATGTAGAAGTTATAAAAGGATATGCACCTATAGATATAGGTAAAAAAGTAGATTCAATATTTATTGGAGGCAGCGGACCTAACTTAAATGAAATTTTAAATTGGGCTAAAGAAAATCTAAATGAAAAAGGAACTTTAGTAGCTAACTTCATAATAATTGATACTTTTTATAAAACTTTAAATATGTTAAAAGAATTAGGTTTTGAAGATATAGAAGCTACTATGCTAAATGTAGCAAAATTAGAACCGCTAGGAAAAGGTGAGTATTTCAAACCTTTAAATCCAATATATATAATATCTTGTAAAAAGGGAGAGTAA
- a CDS encoding cobalt-factor II C(20)-methyltransferase translates to MAKFYGIGTGPGDSELVTVKAVNTMKKLDILYTPESKREGSSLALSIVEQYLPEQLKIKQRHFPMNFNDGEKVIAWNRVADEIVEDVKNGKNVGFVTLGDPMIYSTYVYIMERLIDKIDVETIPGISSFSNIASNQNFPLVMDKEPLIIVPCTIDEEKIDYALENYSSIVLMKVYKNFKNIVDKLEKNNLLEYSILVSNSSQENEVVYNDLKEIDLENKISYFSTILVNKENTKVG, encoded by the coding sequence ATGGCTAAGTTTTATGGAATCGGAACAGGACCTGGAGATAGTGAATTAGTTACAGTAAAAGCAGTAAATACAATGAAAAAACTGGATATATTATACACACCAGAGTCAAAGAGAGAAGGAAGCAGTTTAGCATTAAGCATAGTAGAACAGTATTTGCCAGAACAGCTTAAAATCAAGCAAAGGCATTTTCCTATGAATTTTAATGATGGTGAAAAAGTAATTGCTTGGAATAGAGTAGCGGATGAAATTGTAGAAGATGTTAAAAATGGCAAAAATGTTGGGTTTGTAACTTTAGGGGATCCTATGATATACAGCACATACGTATATATAATGGAAAGACTTATAGACAAAATTGATGTTGAGACTATACCTGGTATTTCATCATTTTCAAATATTGCATCAAATCAAAATTTCCCGTTAGTCATGGATAAAGAGCCATTAATAATAGTACCATGCACTATAGATGAAGAAAAGATAGATTACGCTTTAGAAAACTACAGTTCAATAGTTTTAATGAAAGTGTATAAAAACTTTAAAAATATAGTTGATAAGTTAGAAAAGAACAATTTATTAGAATATTCTATATTAGTTAGTAATTCATCTCAAGAAAATGAAGTGGTGTATAATGATTTAAAAGAGATTGATTTAGAAAATAAAATATCTTATTTTTCCACGATTTTAGTAAACAAGGAGAATACTAAGGTAGGATAA
- a CDS encoding cobalt-precorrin-4 methyltransferase: MNKVHFVGAGPGDKDLITLKGYKLLSEADVVIYAGSLVNPALLEYCKEGCEIHNSASMDLNQIINVMKDGIQSNKKVVRLQTGDFSIYGSIREQVEELANLEIEYDCTPGVSSFLGAASALGVEYTVPEISQSVVITRMEGRTPVPEKESIESFAKHQTSMAIFLSVHDIEKVVERLNEGGYPMDTPIAVVYKATWPEEKIVKGTLETIAQKVKENEISKTALILVGRFLGEEYKNSKLYDKDFKHEYRK, translated from the coding sequence ATGAATAAAGTACATTTTGTAGGAGCAGGACCAGGAGATAAGGATTTAATAACATTAAAAGGATACAAGTTATTAAGTGAAGCTGATGTAGTTATATATGCAGGATCATTAGTAAATCCAGCTTTACTAGAATATTGTAAAGAAGGTTGTGAAATTCATAATAGTGCATCAATGGATTTAAATCAAATAATAAATGTTATGAAAGATGGAATACAAAGTAATAAAAAGGTAGTAAGACTTCAAACTGGAGATTTTTCAATATATGGTTCTATAAGAGAGCAAGTTGAAGAATTAGCAAACTTAGAAATAGAGTATGATTGTACACCTGGAGTTAGTTCTTTCTTAGGAGCGGCATCTGCACTAGGAGTAGAGTATACTGTTCCAGAAATATCGCAAAGTGTAGTTATTACAAGAATGGAAGGAAGAACTCCGGTTCCAGAAAAAGAGAGTATAGAATCTTTTGCTAAGCACCAAACATCGATGGCTATATTTTTATCAGTTCATGATATAGAAAAAGTAGTAGAAAGATTGAATGAAGGAGGGTATCCAATGGATACACCTATAGCTGTTGTTTATAAAGCTACTTGGCCAGAAGAAAAAATTGTAAAAGGAACTTTAGAAACTATAGCACAAAAAGTTAAAGAAAATGAAATAAGTAAAACAGCATTAATATTAGTAGGTAGATTCTTGGGTGAAGAATATAAAAACTCTAAGTTATATGACAAGGATTTTAAACATGAATATAGAAAGTAA
- the hemA gene encoding glutamyl-tRNA reductase yields MDFAVVGVNHNNTPINIRENVSFTDTQKIEGINFLLDNGIEEAIILSTCNRSEVYIYSNNILDKVEVVKNFYQDFFDVENIEKFLFNKTGEEAIKHVFNVSAGLDSLVLGEDQILGQVKDAHDFARQLGSSKKVFNKLFREAVTVSKDIKTTTKISHQPLSISYIGIKCLKEKMGSLENKNALVIGLGKMSKLAMKHLEEEQLNNIYVTNRSYEKLKNIQDEYKNLIPIKYEDRYEVMDKVDIVISATASPHTVLKKYEMPKTSNKLIMMDIALPRDIDKNLNEFENIEVYDIDDLKKISEANDKKRRELASIGELIIDEKIEEFNEWLDTIKIDPTIQSLNDKCSDIREDTLDYIYRKLDLNCREKKIIDKMLTSALKRLVREPIINLKQIKDSGKQEEYIKIVEELFDL; encoded by the coding sequence ATGGATTTTGCAGTAGTGGGAGTTAATCACAATAATACTCCTATAAACATAAGAGAAAATGTATCTTTTACAGATACACAAAAAATTGAAGGTATAAATTTTTTACTAGACAATGGAATAGAAGAAGCTATTATATTATCTACATGCAATAGAAGTGAAGTATATATATACTCAAATAATATTTTAGATAAGGTAGAAGTTGTAAAAAACTTCTACCAAGACTTTTTCGATGTAGAAAATATAGAAAAATTTTTATTTAATAAAACTGGAGAAGAAGCCATTAAGCATGTATTTAATGTTTCAGCAGGCCTAGATTCACTAGTTTTAGGTGAAGATCAAATTTTAGGACAAGTTAAAGATGCACATGATTTTGCAAGACAATTAGGTTCAAGTAAAAAAGTATTTAATAAATTATTTAGAGAAGCTGTAACAGTTTCAAAAGATATAAAAACTACAACAAAGATTTCACATCAACCATTATCTATAAGTTATATTGGAATCAAATGTTTGAAAGAAAAGATGGGATCTTTAGAAAATAAAAATGCTTTAGTAATTGGACTTGGAAAAATGAGTAAGTTAGCGATGAAACACTTAGAAGAAGAGCAACTAAATAACATATATGTGACTAACAGAAGTTATGAAAAATTAAAAAACATACAAGATGAATATAAAAATTTAATTCCTATTAAGTATGAAGATAGATATGAAGTCATGGACAAAGTAGATATAGTTATCAGTGCTACGGCATCTCCTCATACAGTGTTAAAGAAGTATGAAATGCCGAAAACTTCAAATAAGTTAATAATGATGGATATTGCGTTACCAAGAGATATAGATAAAAACTTAAATGAATTTGAAAATATTGAAGTTTATGATATTGACGATTTAAAAAAAATAAGTGAAGCAAATGACAAAAAAAGAAGAGAATTAGCATCTATTGGAGAATTAATTATTGATGAAAAGATAGAAGAATTTAATGAATGGTTAGATACTATAAAAATAGATCCAACAATACAATCTTTAAATGATAAATGTTCAGATATTAGAGAGGATACATTAGATTATATCTATAGAAAACTTGATTTAAATTGCAGAGAGAAAAAAATAATAGATAAGATGTTAACTTCTGCACTTAAAAGACTTGTAAGAGAACCAATAATAAATTTAAAGCAAATAAAAGATAGTGGAAAGCAAGAGGAATATATAAAAATAGTAGAAGAGCTGTTTGACTTATAA
- a CDS encoding cobalt-precorrin-7 (C(5))-methyltransferase gives MINIIGLGPGNIGYCTKLGEKLIYNSEILIGGKRNLDSVNDFEGTKIELGSNLKEIVDYLKANKDKNISIIASGDPSIYGIGKYLSKNIDNKNLNIVSGISSMQYIFSRIHTDMNDLYITSSHGKIPNFDYILQHKKVCMVTDNKIGPNEIAKEILQRNLKKIMVVGENLSYENERITTAPPEEILKIEKFDMNVVVILDEK, from the coding sequence ATGATTAATATTATAGGTCTAGGGCCTGGTAACATAGGATACTGCACCAAATTAGGAGAAAAGTTAATATATAACTCAGAGATATTGATAGGTGGAAAAAGAAATTTAGATAGTGTAAACGATTTTGAAGGAACTAAGATTGAACTAGGGAGTAACTTGAAAGAAATTGTAGATTATCTAAAAGCAAATAAGGATAAAAATATATCTATTATAGCATCAGGAGATCCATCTATATATGGTATAGGAAAGTACTTATCTAAAAATATAGATAATAAAAATTTAAATATTGTGTCGGGTATAAGTTCTATGCAATATATATTTTCAAGGATACATACTGATATGAATGATTTATATATAACTAGTAGTCATGGGAAAATTCCTAACTTTGACTATATATTACAACATAAAAAAGTATGTATGGTAACTGATAATAAAATAGGTCCAAATGAAATCGCTAAAGAAATACTACAAAGGAATTTAAAAAAGATTATGGTTGTAGGTGAAAATTTATCATATGAAAATGAAAGAATTACTACAGCACCTCCAGAGGAAATTTTAAAGATAGAAAAATTTGATATGAATGTAGTGGTGATACTCGATGAAAAATAG
- a CDS encoding cobalt-precorrin-6A reductase, whose translation MILVLGGTSDSIKVCNLLNSLKKDYIVSVTTNYGADLASKCAENIVIKRMDRDYMTKFMKDNKISLVIDSTHPYAIEVSKNAIEVSDFLGIKYLRYERKSLLDNLNYEKVVEVKSVEEAYQKANELGSNIFLGTGSKTIGEFVKNLKNKNIVARVLPTSDVIKMCEDVGLNADNIIAMKGPFSEAINEQMYKHYDIDLVITKESGIEGGFLEKVNAAKNLNIPVVVIVREKVNYKTVVNEIENITNFIVED comes from the coding sequence ATGATTTTAGTTTTAGGAGGAACATCTGATAGCATAAAAGTTTGTAATCTACTAAATAGTCTAAAAAAAGATTATATAGTTTCTGTAACTACTAACTATGGAGCTGACTTAGCTAGTAAGTGTGCTGAAAATATAGTAATTAAGAGAATGGATAGAGACTATATGACTAAGTTTATGAAAGATAACAAAATAAGTTTAGTGATAGATTCAACGCATCCATATGCAATAGAAGTATCAAAAAATGCTATCGAAGTTTCAGATTTTTTAGGAATAAAATATTTGAGATATGAAAGAAAATCTCTTTTAGATAATTTAAATTATGAAAAGGTAGTAGAAGTAAAAAGTGTTGAAGAGGCTTATCAAAAAGCAAATGAATTAGGTAGTAATATATTTTTAGGAACGGGAAGTAAAACTATAGGCGAGTTTGTAAAAAATCTTAAAAATAAAAATATAGTAGCAAGAGTTTTGCCAACAAGTGATGTAATTAAGATGTGTGAAGATGTAGGGTTGAATGCAGATAATATAATAGCTATGAAGGGACCTTTTAGTGAAGCTATAAACGAGCAAATGTATAAACACTACGATATAGACTTAGTTATAACAAAAGAAAGTGGTATAGAAGGTGGATTTTTAGAAAAAGTGAATGCAGCTAAGAATTTAAATATACCGGTAGTAGTTATAGTAAGAGAAAAGGTAAATTATAAGACAGTAGTTAATGAAATAGAAAATATAACGAATTTCATAGTGGAGGATTAA
- a CDS encoding sirohydrochlorin cobaltochelatase — protein MKKAILVVSFGTSYKETREKTIEVCERKIKEAFKEYDFFRAFTSNMIIRKLKNRDNIHIENPIEALDRLYAEGYEEVIVQTLHIICGEEYTKLKKQISEYDDKFEKITLGRPLLSQIDDYKETVEALKLQIPKLEEDEAIVLMGHGTEHEAHSAYPALDYMLKQENIKAYVGTVEGYPEIDEVIVNLKKDKVSKVRLMPFMLVAGDHAINDMAGDEDDSWNSILIKNGFKTEIHLKGLGENEAIQNKFVKHALDCVEALNGGGN, from the coding sequence GTGAAAAAAGCAATTTTAGTTGTTAGTTTTGGGACAAGTTACAAAGAAACAAGAGAAAAAACTATAGAGGTATGTGAACGTAAGATAAAAGAGGCATTTAAAGAATATGACTTTTTTAGAGCGTTTACATCAAATATGATAATAAGAAAATTAAAAAATAGAGACAACATACACATAGAAAACCCAATAGAAGCACTGGATAGATTGTATGCTGAGGGATATGAAGAAGTAATAGTTCAAACTTTACACATAATTTGTGGTGAGGAATATACAAAGTTAAAAAAACAAATAAGTGAATATGATGATAAGTTTGAAAAAATAACATTAGGAAGACCACTTTTAAGTCAAATTGACGATTATAAGGAAACAGTAGAAGCTTTAAAGTTACAAATACCAAAATTAGAAGAAGATGAAGCTATTGTTCTTATGGGACATGGAACAGAACATGAAGCTCATAGTGCTTATCCAGCATTAGATTATATGCTAAAGCAAGAAAACATTAAAGCATATGTTGGGACTGTTGAAGGTTACCCTGAAATAGATGAAGTCATAGTTAATCTTAAAAAAGATAAAGTTTCAAAAGTAAGGCTAATGCCCTTTATGTTGGTTGCAGGAGATCATGCAATAAATGATATGGCCGGAGATGAAGATGACTCTTGGAATTCAATATTAATAAAAAATGGATTTAAAACAGAAATACATTTAAAGGGATTAGGAGAAAATGAAGCAATTCAAAATAAATTTGTAAAGCATGCATTAGATTGTGTAGAGGCTTTAAATGGGGGAGGAAATTAA